The DNA segment TTAATTCGTTGTCTAATATCTCTGACATCACCTATTGCCAGGGTTTGTACGCCTCTAGATTTGAGCGTAGAAACAAGTTTACTGGTCTGTTTGTGCAGGATATCTTTAATTTGGTTTTTGACTTTAGCTAACTGACGTTGCTTGGAACGAACTAATCTTTTCTTAGGTTTAGATCCTCTCTTTTTCTGATGAATTAATGATGCCAGTTTGGCTTTAAGTTTGTTCTGATATTGACGCTTAGAGCGTAGCAATCGACCATTCAGGATGAAAGTTTGCTCTCCATCATGGGCGACAGCAAGGTGGATTTCTCCTAAGTCGATACCCACAACAGTTCCAGTTTCAACTGTTTGAGTTTGGCTAACAGCATAACAAGCACGAATTTCATATTGCTTGCCGTCCCACCCCATTTCCACTAATTTGGGAGTTTCCCAATTCCAATCAACAATCAAGGGTGCGTTACCCTTGCCGTTGGATAAGTGCAACTTCCCATTTCTTACCTTGATAGCTGACGACTTCCATTGAACTTTAAAAAATCGTCTACGTCGTCTTGGTGGGTGAGCATTTGGATCTGCTTTGCGTCTTGTCCTCCATGATTTGAGGCTAGAGTAAAAACTCTGAACAACTGCATCTGCACTGTGAGCGTGTAATTTGTTGGAGTTATGCCACCGCATCATAGATGAAGGCTTGAGCCACAAATCCTTGTTGCGAACTGTACGCCAGAAACTAACTACTGTGCGAGAATACAACTCGCCAGATGCACTAGCTAAATCACTCATTTGTTGAGTGTTACCAATTTTTAGTTTTCTAACTGTATATTCACCCATAAAAAGATTATACAGCATAAGGCTATATAATTATTGCATGAGGCGAAAATATAAATTTAACAACAATGTAGTCTACTCTTGTAAATACCATATAGTTTGGACTCCCAAGTACAGACGCAAGGTATTAAAAGATGGTGTTGATACACGGCTAAAAGAACTGTTACAACAAATAGCAGCAGAAATTCAGGTTGAGATTTTGGAAATGGAGGTAGTAGAGGATCATGTCCACCTACTGATTGAGGTTGACCCGCAATTTGGTGTCCACAAGGCAATTAAACGGTTTAAAGGCGCAACGTCTCGTTACCTACGCTTAGAGTTTCCACACCTGAAACAAAGACTACCTACGCTGTGGACTAATTCTTACTTTGTCTCTACAGTCGGGGGCGCACCACTGGAGGCGGTTAAGGAGTACATTCAAAATCAGAAAAATACTTGACGGCGATTTTAATCGCCTAGCAGCTTGCGCCGCATTGATTATCGGTCAGTGGTTAGTTGTCAGTTGTCAAAAGTGATTCTCTCTTACACCCCTACACCCCTGACACTTCTACCCTTCTAATAATTCCCCTGTCAAAAATACGGTTATTAGTAGCGATCGCATTTAGTTCTATCCTATCTGGATAAACTTCATAGGTAGCAAAACTTAAATCACTGGTAGAGTATTCTGTCCATTTTGAACGCCCTACAGGACGATTACCCGCACCAGCACCACAAGTTAAATAGGTTGTTCCGTCAATAGCACGAGTGCGTTCATAACTGTGTTCGTGTCCGTTGATATAAAGCTGGACTCCGTATTTCTGAAATAGTGGTGTGAAAGTTTTAATAAAAGCTTGATTACTGCCGTAGACCCCCGATGAATAAATGGGATGATGCCCAAATACTACTTTCCACGGGGCATTACTACTGCTTAATTCTTTTTCTAACCAAGTTAACTGATTTTGCCAATCGGCATTACTGTTAGTATCTAAAGCGAAAAATTGTACGCGATCGCGGCGAAATGTATAATATCGCCGTCCGTTCATATTAAAACCGGGATAGCGGACTTGCGGATCACCATTATCAGTACGAATATCGTGATTACCTAAACAAGCCTGAAATTTCACTCCTTGTTTGAGCAAATCTTGATAGGGACGCTCAAAAACTGCGTTCACTTTTTCAATTTCACCATTATTGTAAATATTATCGCCAGCTAAAACTACTAAATCATAGGGATTTTGCTTGTGGTAAAGCGTCATTGCCCTAGCCACAGCATATTGTCCTCTTGCCCCAGTTCCCGTGTCAGCCACCGACACAAAACGTAAAAGTAAATCTTTTTTGGGTGGTGAGGCGATCGCCAAATCACTACTTTGGTAATATTTATGGGCGAATTTCCAGGCTAATAATCCAGTTCCAACAGCGCTGAGACTACTTAAAAATAAAAATTGACGGCGTTTGAGATTCATAAATCACCAAATTAATCAATAGCCAAATTAGCCGAAGCCATTACCCATGAAATGATACATTAGGGCAAAAGAGAAACAAGCAAAAAGATGCAGCTAGTTTGTCTTTGATTTGTTGGTTTTGGTAAAAGTTCCATGTCACAAGACAATCTTCCCGAACAACCCAATCAACCGGAACCGACAGTTACGCCGGCCAATCAACCCCGCCAGAGGAGAGTCCCGCAGCCTCTTTGGAAGGCAGCAATTATCGGATTTCTGCGAGGTACAATTGGGATTTTAGAAACTACTGTAGAGAAACTGGAAACAGCACCGCCGCCGGGTACGGAAGCAACTCCCAGTTTTTTACAACAGCTAGAGTCCAGATGGGGTAGGTTTTTACTGAAAAGCCGTGCTTTTATCCCATCTAATTTATCAACCAAATTATCAGATACTGCATTGACGGGGATTATTGCTAGTATCGCTGTAGTTTTAGTGTGGACAACTACCAGTATTTTCTCTAACAAACCTACAGAAGTAGCAACACTTCCCCCTGTTGAGGAAGTTCCCACACCAACACCCACAATTTCTGCTCCACCAGAGCCAAGCTTACCAGAACCACCACCAACAGCAGAAATAACTCCGGAACCAGAAACACAAATTCAGCCACCAGAACCAGAACCTACACCAGAACCTGAAGCCACTCCTACACCAACACCACCAATACAATTAACCCCAGAACAAACCTTGATTGCAGCCATCGAAAATCAAGTGGCAGAAATTAGCAATCAAATCGCTTCTGGCATCATAAAATCAATTCAAGCCAATTTCCGCACCAGCAATTTGACCGTAAAAATCAATGACGATTGGTACACACTCAAAGAATCAGAGCAGAACCAAATAGCATCCCAAATCCTACAGCGTTCTCAAGAATTAGATTTTTCCCACTTAGAAATGGTTGATTCTCAAGATAAGTTAATAGCTCGTAACCCAGTTATTGGTAACGAAATGATTATTTTTCAACGACGGGTCGTCGGTCAGTAGAGACTTGTATGCAAAGTCTCTAGGCCCTAATTTCTTGATATGGTATCCACACGGTGAAAATTGAGCCAATACCTACAGTGGATTCAACTTCAATGCGTCCTCGGTGCAGTTCTACCAATTGCTTAGTTAAAGCTAAACCTAATCCTGTGCCTTCGTAGCGGCGGCGATAGGGTGTATCAAGTTGCTGGAATTTTTCAAATAATAACGGTAATTGTTCTTCAGGAATACCAATACCTGTATCTTCTACTTGAAATATAGAGGTATCTTCTTCTACCCAAATCCGTAAGGTGACATTGCCACCCTCTGGGGTAAATTTAATGGCGTTAGTTAATAAATTCCAAAGGATCTGTTCTATTCGTGCAGCATCGGCAGTGAAGCGATCGCGTCTAGGATCTATTTGTAAATCCAGTTTGAGATTGACTTGTTCTGATAAAGCTTTTTCTAGTAGAGATTCTATAGTATTTTCTGCTATTTTGACTAAAGAAAATTCGGCAATATTTAAAACGGTTTTTCCCGCCTCAATTTGTGATAAATCGAGGATGTCATTGATCATGTCTAACAAATGTTCACCACTGTCGTGGATTGTTTGTAAATAATCTCTTTGCCGTTGACTCAACTCACCCAAAGGCCAACGTAATAAAGTAGAAGACATCCCGATGACGTAAGTTAAAGGTGTGAGTAATTCATGACTAATGGTGGCGAGAAATTCACTTCTGAGGCGACTAGCAGCCTCCGCCGCCAAGAGGGCATCGCGCAAAGCCATTGTGCGCTCAATCACACGCTGCTCTAGGGTTTGTTTTTCTTGCGTGAGCCTTTGGGCAGAATCTTGCAGAGATCGCATTAATTCTGATTGATGAATGGCGATCGCTAATTGTTCGGCAATGGAAATGAGTAAATTCTTATCACTATCATGCCACTGGCGGGGATTATAGCACTGATGGGCAATTAATAAGCCCCAAAGTTTATCTTCAAAAATAATCGGTGCTGCTAACTTTGCTCTAACTTGGCTTTCCCTTAGAAAATTCAACAAACATTCTTCTAAGGCATAAGCTGTTTCAATATCATCGATAACTAAGGTAAATCCTTGACGATATTTATCCCAACATTGAGAATGACGACTGAAGCAAGTTTGTTCTTGATAATCTAATACTGATGGGATGATATCTGTGGCACGAGCTTCATAAACTATACAACCACCGTAATTTTGCCAGTCTTGCAGGCGGGGTGACCTTGTGTTTTGCGTGTTGACTCCAGAACCCTCAAATTTATATATTACTAACCTGTCTAATTCTAGAAACTCCCGTACTTGTGCGATCGCTGTTGCCATAATTACTGGCAAATCTAGGCTTTTGCGAATCTGGGTGGTAACTTGATTTAACAGTCGCTCTTGGGAAATCTGCTTTTTGAGAGCATCTTCGACTGCTTGACAAGAATACACTTCTTCAGAATTATTTACACTGGCGGAAGTTGTTACCGACTCATTTTGCTTAGGCAAAAGATGTTCTAATAACAACAAAGTAAATTGACTTTGGAGTGTAGCATCATTAGGTTTTAAAATTTGCCGATAGCGTTCAAGATGCTGGTGAGTATAGGAATCATCCCCAAACAAGTCTCTCAATTTTGCCAGGAAGGAAGCGATCGCCTCTGAATTAAATGTCAACCTAGTATTAAGCTCTGTTAGCGTTAGTGTGGGTTGAGCAGCCTGTGGAATACTGGAAGTTGAGTATATTTCTGGCTTTTGTGTTTCTCTATCTCCAGTAGCGCTTTGATTCAATGGGGAAGGCATAGCAAGAACCCAACTTTCCGACTCTGGTACTTCTTGTTGCTTCCCGTTTCCCAGCAAAAGCGCGCTAAATCCTTCAGAAACCACCAAAGTAAACCTCTGACCGTGCCACTCCATCGGCACGAGAACCCGTGATAACAAGGATTCAGTGAGTAACAAAGTACTAGTTTCTACCGATTGAGCCATCTGCTGCAACAATTCTCCGAGTTGATTGAATACAACTAAAGGCAAATTTCGAGAAAAGCTCAAATCAGGAGAACTCAGCATTTTCGATAGTCTGGTAAGAGGGGCTGGGCTGACAAATGTATTGATTATGTTCTAACCAACAGTTTAAAGCGGTAATAAAGGATTATGCATCGTATAAGTACCACATCGGTAGGATGGAATCAGTCAGAGGGTGTAATTTTTCTGGAACAAACCCCAGCGCCCTTTGTGTTGATTACGGCTGCTGATACCGATATTCAAACCTTGGCAGCCGCAGTCCCCAAATTACCTGCTACATTTCCGGCAATCAGAGTAGCTAACTTGTTGCTATTGCAACAACAAATAAGTATAGATACTTATGCCGAACAAGTTTTAGAACTTGCCCAGGTAATTATTTTGCGCCTACTAGGGGGACGTTCCTATTGGGCGTATGGTTTAGAAGTTGTCCAAGAAATCGTGGAACGCACTGGTATAACCCTAATTGTAATGCCTGGGGACGATGCTCTCGATCCTGAATTGATCTCCCAGTCTACCGCGCCTGTAGGTACTGTTAACCAAATATGGCAGTATTTTTATGAAGGTGGTGTAGAAAATATTGTTAACGCTCTACAACTTATTTCAGATGTATCTTTAAAAACTACATATAAGCCCCCAGCGCCACAAAGGGTTCCTCGTGTTGGGTTGTATGAATGGGGAATGGGGACAAATAGACAAGGAGACAAAGGTAACGAAGTAGAATTTTCTCCCACATCTTCCCAATCCCTAATCCCCAAAGTAGGGATTCTTTTCTACCGCGCCCACTATTTGGCGGGAAATATTCAGGTGATTGATGCGTTGTGTGCGGCTTTGTGGCAGAGAAATTTACAGCCTGTGCCGGTGTTTATTTCTTCTTTGCGTGATCCTGATGTGCAAGCAGAGTTGATTGATTTTTTTCAGCCTAAAGATTCCCAACAAATTTCACTTTTACTTAACACTACAAGCTTTTCATTAGCCCGTTTAGAAACTGAAGCACCCCAAACCGAACTTTGGGAAAAATTAGATGTCCCAGTTTTACAAGTGATTCTCAGTGGCGGATTTGTCGAACAATGGGAAGCACAGTTAAACGGACTTTCTCCCCGTGATATTGCGATGAACGTCGCCTTACCGGAAGTAGATGGCAGAATTATTAGCCGGGCTGTCTCATTTAAGGCAATACAAACTCGCAATCCCGATTTAGAAACAGATGTGGTAGTTTACGAACCAATAAGCGATCGCATCGACTTTGTAGCCCAACTCGCAGCAAATTGGGTACACCTCCGTTCCCAACCGCCCCAACAGCGCCGCATTGCTCTAATTTTGGCAAACTACCCCAACCGCGACGGCCGCCTAGCTAATGGTGTGGGGCTAGACACGCCAGAAAGTTGTGTAGAAATCCTCAAAGCTTTACAGCAATCTGGGTATGTCGTGTCAAACCTACCCGCCAATGGCGACGAATTAATTCAACTGCTCACGGCTGGTGTAACCAATGACCCAGAAGGCAGAGAAATACGCCCAGTACAGCAAAGCTTATCTAGTGAGGAATATCAAGAGTATTTTGCTGGTTTACCAGCAACAGTGCAGCAGGGTATTAATGAGCGTTGGGGTAGGGATTGGGGACTAGGAGAACAAGCCAGTAATTTTCCCTCGTCTTCTTGTCCCATTCCTGGTATCCAGTTCGGCAATGTCTTCGTAGGCATCCAGCCATCACGGGGTTATGATATTGACCCCAACTTGAATTATCATGCGCCAGATTTAGAACCGACCCATGCTTATTTAGCTTTTTATTATTGGGTGAGAGAATCTTTTGGTGCTGATGCTGTTGTTCATGTGGGAAAACATGGCAACTTAGAATGGCTCCCTGGTAAAAGCTTGGCTTTATCTAGTAATTGCTATCCAGAAGCAGTTTTTG comes from the Nostoc sp. PCC 7120 = FACHB-418 genome and includes:
- a CDS encoding RNA-guided endonuclease InsQ/TnpB family protein, translating into MLYNLFMGEYTVRKLKIGNTQQMSDLASASGELYSRTVVSFWRTVRNKDLWLKPSSMMRWHNSNKLHAHSADAVVQSFYSSLKSWRTRRKADPNAHPPRRRRRFFKVQWKSSAIKVRNGKLHLSNGKGNAPLIVDWNWETPKLVEMGWDGKQYEIRACYAVSQTQTVETGTVVGIDLGEIHLAVAHDGEQTFILNGRLLRSKRQYQNKLKAKLASLIHQKKRGSKPKKRLVRSKQRQLAKVKNQIKDILHKQTSKLVSTLKSRGVQTLAIGDVRDIRQRINFGTKVNQKLHQWSHGETRAFLTYKSQRLGMKVEIQCERYSSQVCPSCGQRHKPKNRTYKCKCGFEFHRDGVGCVNIRRKYLGCFDVPVVGVMAAPIGLRFRPHLQCSSVQAVAMHSEIISSL
- a CDS encoding GAF domain-containing sensor histidine kinase, which gives rise to MLSSPDLSFSRNLPLVVFNQLGELLQQMAQSVETSTLLLTESLLSRVLVPMEWHGQRFTLVVSEGFSALLLGNGKQQEVPESESWVLAMPSPLNQSATGDRETQKPEIYSTSSIPQAAQPTLTLTELNTRLTFNSEAIASFLAKLRDLFGDDSYTHQHLERYRQILKPNDATLQSQFTLLLLEHLLPKQNESVTTSASVNNSEEVYSCQAVEDALKKQISQERLLNQVTTQIRKSLDLPVIMATAIAQVREFLELDRLVIYKFEGSGVNTQNTRSPRLQDWQNYGGCIVYEARATDIIPSVLDYQEQTCFSRHSQCWDKYRQGFTLVIDDIETAYALEECLLNFLRESQVRAKLAAPIIFEDKLWGLLIAHQCYNPRQWHDSDKNLLISIAEQLAIAIHQSELMRSLQDSAQRLTQEKQTLEQRVIERTMALRDALLAAEAASRLRSEFLATISHELLTPLTYVIGMSSTLLRWPLGELSQRQRDYLQTIHDSGEHLLDMINDILDLSQIEAGKTVLNIAEFSLVKIAENTIESLLEKALSEQVNLKLDLQIDPRRDRFTADAARIEQILWNLLTNAIKFTPEGGNVTLRIWVEEDTSIFQVEDTGIGIPEEQLPLLFEKFQQLDTPYRRRYEGTGLGLALTKQLVELHRGRIEVESTVGIGSIFTVWIPYQEIRA
- the tnpA gene encoding IS200/IS605 family transposase, with translation MRRKYKFNNNVVYSCKYHIVWTPKYRRKVLKDGVDTRLKELLQQIAAEIQVEILEMEVVEDHVHLLIEVDPQFGVHKAIKRFKGATSRYLRLEFPHLKQRLPTLWTNSYFVSTVGGAPLEAVKEYIQNQKNT
- a CDS encoding metallophosphoesterase family protein, which codes for MNLKRRQFLFLSSLSAVGTGLLAWKFAHKYYQSSDLAIASPPKKDLLLRFVSVADTGTGARGQYAVARAMTLYHKQNPYDLVVLAGDNIYNNGEIEKVNAVFERPYQDLLKQGVKFQACLGNHDIRTDNGDPQVRYPGFNMNGRRYYTFRRDRVQFFALDTNSNADWQNQLTWLEKELSSSNAPWKVVFGHHPIYSSGVYGSNQAFIKTFTPLFQKYGVQLYINGHEHSYERTRAIDGTTYLTCGAGAGNRPVGRSKWTEYSTSDLSFATYEVYPDRIELNAIATNNRIFDRGIIRRVEVSGV